The segment ATCGGCTCCGCCTCCGGCTATAATCCCCTTGCTGGTTAGGTTCCATAGATAGGAGTGCTGGTCATGGCACATAAGAAGGGTCAAGGCTCGACGCGGAACGGGCGGGATTCGAATCCCCAGTATCTCGGCGTCAAGGTCTATGGCGGACAAACGATCGGCGTCGGCGGCATCATCGTCCGCCAGCGGGGGACGAAGTTCCGTCCCGGCCTCAACGTCGGCCTCGGTCGCGACGACACCCTCTTCGCCCTCACCCCCGGCAAGGTCCGATTCCAGGGACGCAAGGTCCACGTCCTGGCGAACTAGCCGCGATTACAAACACGACGGCCCGAGGCCTTCCTCCGAAGTCGCCTCGGGCCGATTGCTTGCGCCGCGCCTTCACGAGCCGCCGGCCGCGCTCCCTTGGGCTTGTGGCTCCGCCCGCGCTGTGTTAGGCTACCTATTATGTTCATTGACGAGGCGGAAATCCACGTCAAGGCCGGCGACGGAGGCCGGGGATGCGTCTCCTTCCGGCGCGAGGCCGGCGTTCCCCGCGGCGGGCCGGACGGCGGCCACGGCGGCGACGGCGGCAGCGTCGTCTTCCACGCACGCGAGGGACTCGATACGCTCCTCGATTTCCGCGGACGCCACCACTGGCACGCCCCCGACGGCGAGCCCGGACGCGGCAAGGACCAGACCGGCGCGAGCGGCGAAGACCTCGTCATCAACGTCCCGCCCGGCACGCTCATCTACGACCGGCGTCTCGGCATCCTCATCAAGGACCTCTCGCGCCCCGGCATGACCGTCACCATCGCGCGCGGCGGGAAGGGCGGCCGGGGCAACGCCTCCTTCGCCACCCCCACCAACCAGACCCCGCGCGAATCCGGGCCCGGAGAGCCGGGCGAAGCACGCGACCTGAGGCTGGAACTGAAACTCATCGCCGACGTCGGCCTCGTCGGACTCCCGA is part of the Planctomycetota bacterium genome and harbors:
- the rpmA gene encoding 50S ribosomal protein L27, giving the protein MAHKKGQGSTRNGRDSNPQYLGVKVYGGQTIGVGGIIVRQRGTKFRPGLNVGLGRDDTLFALTPGKVRFQGRKVHVLAN